One stretch of Hevea brasiliensis isolate MT/VB/25A 57/8 chromosome 12, ASM3005281v1, whole genome shotgun sequence DNA includes these proteins:
- the LOC131171463 gene encoding extensin-like, giving the protein MGTPSSLPTNPNPSPSPPLPLSPPLPPSQIPPLIPPTPLSPQSEPQNETPILDTHSPEPAPTQAKTKGKTKRAAGRPKETPVGKRKRVPSVPFDLNSPPQPSSEPVSKRTRSSSQTTAPAVQTPVPQSPLHSPAPASSADNIEEQHPDTTGTTDPTTFTPAEPQPTTTPQFSADILSLLRSLESKLTSFTVQPYVPSPDNTKFLLP; this is encoded by the exons ATGGGTACTCCATCCTCATTGcccacaaaccctaaccccagccccAGTCCGCCATTACCTCTGTCACCGCCACTACCCCCAAGCCAAATACCACCTCTCATTCCGCCGACTCCCCTCTCGCCGCAATCCGAGCCGCAAAATGAAACACCAATTCTCGACACCCATTCCCCAGAACCTGCGCCTACTCAAGCAAAAACAAAAGGCAAAACAAAAAGGGCCGCAGGTAGACCCAAAGAAACCCCTGTCGGAAAAAGGAAACGAGTACCCTCTGTTCCTTTCGACCTAAACTCTCCACCTCAGCCGTCCTCTGAACCAGTTAGCAAAAGGACCAGGTCTTCCTCGCAAACCACAGCACCAGCGGTCCAAACACCAGTACCTCAGTCTCCCTTACACTCTCCAGCACCTGCATCATCTGCAGATAATATCGAAgag CAGCATCCTGATACCACTGGTACTACAGACCCCACTACCTTTACACCAGCAGAACCACAACCAACCACTACCCCACAGTTTTCAGCAGacattttatcccttttaagatccttggaatccaAATTAACAAGTTTCACTGTCCAACCATATGTTCCTTCACCTGACAACACGAAATTCTTGCTACCTTGA